In the genome of Acidobacteriota bacterium, the window CACCGATACGATCACGACCGTGCCGCTGGGACTGTCCGCGTCGGGTGGTTCGTCGCGAGTGGCCATTTTGTCACCCATGTTTTGCCACACGTCCCTGCCGTTTTCAATCAGGGATAGTCCCCACCCGCGAGGGTTTTTCCCCACAGCTCCGCTGCGGGTGACACGGCACAACAACCTGCGGACGGCGTGCGGGTATGATGTGAGCGACCCGCATGCCCAAGAAGCTGTACGACAACATCCTCGAGACCATCGGCAACACGCCCATGGTCCGCCTCAACCGCATCCCGAAGGGGATTGTCGCCGCCGACGTCTACGCCAAGATCGAGACGGTCAATCCCGGTAACTCGATCAAGGACCGCATGGCCCTGAAGATGATCGAAGACGCCGAGAAGGCGGGCAAGCTCAAGCCCGGCGGCACGATCATCGAGGGCACGTCTGGCAACACCGGCATGGGCCTGGCGATTGCCGCGGTCATCAAGGGCTACAAGTGCGTGTTCACCACCACCGACAAGCAGTCGAAAGAGAAGGTGGATGCGCTGCGGGCGTTCGGCGCCGAAGTAATTGTCTGCCCCACCGACGTGGACCCCGAGGATCCGCGGTCGTACTACTCAGTGTCGTCGCGGCTCGAGCGCGACACGCCCAATTCGTGGAAGGCCAACCAGTACGACAACCCGTCGAATGCGCAGGCGCACTACGAGCAGACGGGACCGGAGATTTGGGAACAGACCGACGGCGCAGTCGATCACCTCGTGGTGGGCGTCGGCACGGGCGGCACCATTTGCGGTGTGGCGAAGTACCTCAAGGAGAAGAAGCCGTCGGTCAAGGCATGGGGCATCGACACCTACGGGTCGGTGTTCAAGAAATACAAAGAGACGGGGATCTTCGACAAGAACGAGATCTATCCGTACATCACCGAGGGCATTGGCGAAGACTTCTTGCCCAAGAACGTGGACTTCAGCCTGATCGAGGCGTTTGAGAAGGTGACCGACCGCGACGCCGCCATCATGACCGGCCGCATTGCGCGCGAGGAAGGCATTTTCGCCGGCAACTCGGCGGGCTCGGCGATGGCCGGACTGCTCCAGCTTGCCGATCGCTTCAAGAAGGGCGAAACCGTGGTCGTGATTTTCCACGACCACGGCACCCGCTATCTCGGGAAGATGTACAACCCCGACTGGATGCGCGAGAAGGGGTTCATCGACCGCAAGGGCCTGACCGCCCGCGACCTGGTCGCCAACCGCCAGAAGGCGCCGCTTGTGACCATCGACCGCAACGCCACCGTGGAGAAGGCCGCGCACATCCTGACCGAGAACGCGTACTCGCAGATCCCGGTGACGGCCGACGGCCGCCTGGTGGGATCGGTGAACGAGGGCTATCTCTATTCGGAGATCGTCAAGAACCCAGACGTGTTGCACGGCCCGGTCACCACCATCATGCAGCCGGCCATACCGTTTGCTGACATCTCGACCAGCGTGGATGCCCTGGCCGCGATGCTGACGCCGGAGAGCCCTGCGGTGCTGGTGCGCGACTTCAAACTCGACGCGACCTACATCATCACGCGCTGGGACATCATCAAGGCACTTGCGTAACAGACAGGGTGCCTAAGGTGCCTAGGGTGCCTCGGGGTGCTGAACGTCTAACGGCCGAGAGCGATGATGGGCGGAATGCGGGCTGCGCGTCGGGCGGGAATGTAGCTGGCCAGCAGGGCCGCCACCGCGAGCACGGCCGACGCCGCGATAAACGGCAGCGGGTCGAAGCCGCGTGCGCCCACAAACAGCAGGCTCTGTACCGCCCGAGCGGCAAGGACGGCCCCGACCAGGCCAAGCGCGATGCCGGCCAGGGCCAGGCGCGCGCCCTGCCACACCACCATGCCGATCACGCGTGACGGCGACGCCCCCATCGCCATGCGCACACCGATCTCCGCTACGCGCTGCGATACGGTATAGGCCATGACACCGTAGACGCCAATCACCGCCAAGGCGACCGCGAGACCCGCGAAGATGAGCAGCAGCACCATCTGCAACCGGGGCTGCGCCACGCTGCCGGCCATGGCCGTCTCCATCGTGCGGACGTTGACCAGCGGTTGGCTGGCATCCACCTCGCGCAGGGCGGCGCGGATGGAGGGCGTGACCGCCGCGGGATCCCCCTGCGTGCGGACCACCAGCGCGATGTTGAGATACAGGCCGGTGAGGACGGGATCCGGAAACTGCGCGTACGGCACGAAGAACTCGGCCACCGGGCCAGCCTCAAACGACTGTTTCACGTCGCCGACGACTCCCACCACCGTCATGATGTGGAAATCAGGATCCGGCTCGGTCCCGATCTGCATTCGCTGCCCCAGGGGGTCAAGCCCCTGAAAGTACTGCCGGGCCATCGACTCGTTAATGACCACCACCGGCGGCGCCCCCTCGCCGTCGCGCGGTTCGAGCAGGCGCCCTCGTTTAAGAGGAACGCCAAGCGTGGCCAAATATCCAGGGGTCACCGCCCGGTAGCCGGCCATCACGAAGTCCTCGGGGCCCGTCGGAGGAAACGCCGCCCGGTTGAAGTGGATGGTCGCGCCGGCGCCACCCATCGGCACCATCGTGGTGATCGATGCCTGCTCGACACCCGGCACGGCCGACACGCGTTCGACAATTCTCTCGACGCCGGCCGATCGGGTGCCGCTGTCGCCGTAGACGCGCGGCGATAGCGGCAGGTTGATCACGAGCAGGCGCTCGGGATTGAACCCCGGCGAGACACCGGTCAGCGAGGTGAAGCTCTTGAGCAAGAGGCCCGCCCCCACGAGCAGGATCAGGGCAAGGGCGACTTCCATCACCACCAGCGTGGACCGCAACCGCGTGTTCCGGGCGCTGCTGGAGCCGCCACGGCTCTCTTCGTTCAACGATTCGCGGAGGTCGAATCGCACCGCCTGCAGCGCCGGGACCAGGCCGAAGACGACGCCGGTCACCAGCGACAGGGCCAGCGCGAACAGCGCCACCGGCCAATCAACGGCAAGCGCCTGCGCTCGTGGCATGCCGGCGACTGCCGGCCCGGTCAGCAGCGATACCCCCCACGTGGCCAGCAACAGGCCGGCGGCGCCGCCCACGCACGCGAGCACCACGCTCTCGACCACCAACTGCCGGATGAGGCGGCCGCGGCCGGCGCCAATCGCCACGCGGACGGCGATCTCTTTCTGCCGGCCAACGGCGCGCGCCAGCAGCAGGTTGGCGACGTTGGCGCACGCGATCAGCAGGACCAGGGCCACGGCGCCAAACAGCATCCACAGTGCCGGGCGGATGTTCTGCACCAGTTGATCCTGCGCCCGGGTAATCACGGCCCGGACATCGGTATTGGAGCCCGCGAACTCGGCTTCGAGCTGTTTCGAGATGGCATCGAGCTCGACGCGCGCCTGATCGAAGGTGACGCCTTCGGCCAGCCGCGCCATGGGAAAGATCCCCGGGTGCCAGCCGCGATCATCAGGCAACGTCGCCGCCCACGGGCCGAACGGCACGTAGATGTCGGCCGGCTGAAACAACTCGAAGCGCGCCGGCATCACGCCGACCACGATGTACGGCCGGTTGTCGAGCAGCAGCGACTGCCCCACCGCTCCCGACGGGAACCGCCGGCGGGCCAGCGCCTCGCTGACCATGGCCACGCCCTCGGCACCGGCGCGGTCGTCGGACTCCGCAAAGGCGCGGCCCTGCTCCACCGCCACGCCCAGCAGCGGCAGCAGGTTGGCCGTGATCATCTTGGCCGGCACGCGTTCGGGATCGCCGCTGCCCGTGATGGTCATGGCGGTGGCGCGAAAGGCGCCCATGTCCGAGAACGACTTGGCGCGCGCGCGCCAGTCGTCGTAGTTGAACCGCGTCACCGACGCATTGGGCAGCTGCGGCGAGCTCTCGGTGAGAATGACGACGCGGTGGGGCTGCGCGTAGGGCAAGGGCGCCAGCAGGACCGCATTGAACACGGTGAACACCGCCGTGTTCGCGCCAATGCCCAACGCCAGCGTCAGGATGGCGACCACCGAGAACGAGGGACGCGCCAGGAGGTGCCTGAGGGCGAGCCGGATGTCCTGCATCATGCGATCGTACCGCGGAAGCGGGCGCTGGGACGGTCCCGTGGCGGCCTACTCGAGCTCGCGGCCCCGGGTTTCAGGCCCCAGCCAGAGCAGCGTGATCACGCCGATGCCGCCGCCAATGACGCACCAGAACATCGCGGTTTGGAGCGCGGTGCCGCCGTCGGTCAGCACACCGATCAGGTAGGGCGCGAACGCGCCGACGCCGACACCGACGTGATACGAGAACCCGGTACCCACGCCGCGCGCCTCGGTCGGAAACCGTTCCGACAGGTACCCCGGCACAATCCCCCAGGCGCCTGAAGCGCAGAAGCCGATCAGCCACGCTCCGAGCAGCAGTCCGCTGCTCGTTTCCGAAAACAGGTAG includes:
- a CDS encoding pyridoxal-phosphate dependent enzyme, with product MPKKLYDNILETIGNTPMVRLNRIPKGIVAADVYAKIETVNPGNSIKDRMALKMIEDAEKAGKLKPGGTIIEGTSGNTGMGLAIAAVIKGYKCVFTTTDKQSKEKVDALRAFGAEVIVCPTDVDPEDPRSYYSVSSRLERDTPNSWKANQYDNPSNAQAHYEQTGPEIWEQTDGAVDHLVVGVGTGGTICGVAKYLKEKKPSVKAWGIDTYGSVFKKYKETGIFDKNEIYPYITEGIGEDFLPKNVDFSLIEAFEKVTDRDAAIMTGRIAREEGIFAGNSAGSAMAGLLQLADRFKKGETVVVIFHDHGTRYLGKMYNPDWMREKGFIDRKGLTARDLVANRQKAPLVTIDRNATVEKAAHILTENAYSQIPVTADGRLVGSVNEGYLYSEIVKNPDVLHGPVTTIMQPAIPFADISTSVDALAAMLTPESPAVLVRDFKLDATYIITRWDIIKALA
- a CDS encoding ABC transporter permease produces the protein MMQDIRLALRHLLARPSFSVVAILTLALGIGANTAVFTVFNAVLLAPLPYAQPHRVVILTESSPQLPNASVTRFNYDDWRARAKSFSDMGAFRATAMTITGSGDPERVPAKMITANLLPLLGVAVEQGRAFAESDDRAGAEGVAMVSEALARRRFPSGAVGQSLLLDNRPYIVVGVMPARFELFQPADIYVPFGPWAATLPDDRGWHPGIFPMARLAEGVTFDQARVELDAISKQLEAEFAGSNTDVRAVITRAQDQLVQNIRPALWMLFGAVALVLLIACANVANLLLARAVGRQKEIAVRVAIGAGRGRLIRQLVVESVVLACVGGAAGLLLATWGVSLLTGPAVAGMPRAQALAVDWPVALFALALSLVTGVVFGLVPALQAVRFDLRESLNEESRGGSSSARNTRLRSTLVVMEVALALILLVGAGLLLKSFTSLTGVSPGFNPERLLVINLPLSPRVYGDSGTRSAGVERIVERVSAVPGVEQASITTMVPMGGAGATIHFNRAAFPPTGPEDFVMAGYRAVTPGYLATLGVPLKRGRLLEPRDGEGAPPVVVINESMARQYFQGLDPLGQRMQIGTEPDPDFHIMTVVGVVGDVKQSFEAGPVAEFFVPYAQFPDPVLTGLYLNIALVVRTQGDPAAVTPSIRAALREVDASQPLVNVRTMETAMAGSVAQPRLQMVLLLIFAGLAVALAVIGVYGVMAYTVSQRVAEIGVRMAMGASPSRVIGMVVWQGARLALAGIALGLVGAVLAARAVQSLLFVGARGFDPLPFIAASAVLAVAALLASYIPARRAARIPPIIALGR